A segment of the Juglans regia cultivar Chandler chromosome 15, Walnut 2.0, whole genome shotgun sequence genome:
GACGAGGACGGTAATCTCAAAGTCACCGATTTTGGGCTCAGCGCGTTCTCGGAGCACTTAAAGCAAGATGGGCTCTTGCACACCACTTGTGGCACACCGGCATACGTCGCACCGGAGGTTATTGGTAAGAAAGGTTATGACGGCGCCAAAACTGACATTTGGTCCTGCGGTGTCATTCTCTATGTCCTCCTCGCCGGTTTCCTGCCATTCCAGGACGACAATATCATCGCTTTGTACAAGAAGATTTACCGTGGTGACTTCAAATGCCCGCCATGGTTCTCCTCCGAAGCGCGTAGACTCATCACGAAGCTTCTCGACCCGAACCCCAGTACCCGAATTACGATATCGAAGATCATGGATTCTTCTTGGTTCAAGAAGTCGGTCCCCAAGAGCGTGACAAGCAGCAAGAAGAAGGAAGACCAGCTGGAATTCGACGACGCGTTGTTCGAGAAATCATGCAAACAGCCGGAGACCCTGAACGCATTCCACATCATATCCTTGTCGTCAGGGTTCGACCTGTCGCCGCTGTTcgaggagaagaagagggaggagaaGGAAGAGCTGAGGTTCGCGACGACGAGGCCGGCGAGCAGCGTGATATCAAAGCTAGAGGAAGTAGCGGCCAAGGACGGCAAATTCAGCGTGAAGAAGAGCGGGTCCAGGATCAGGCTCCAAGGCCATGAAAGCGGGCGCAAAGGGAAGCTCGCCATAGAGGCGGATATCTTCGCCGTGACGCCGTCATTTCTGGTCGTGGAGGTGAAGAAGGACAACGGTGACACCTTGGAGTACAACCAGTTCTGCAGCAAGGAGCTCCGGCCAGCGCTCAAGGACATACTCTGGACCTCTCCAGCAGACAATTCTGCACTCGCTTGATTAATCAGCGTGTCATGTTGGCTGATTGCTGTTTAGACCATTATTGTTGACGACGCAATTCCTGTTGTTACgcttaatattattgttttcaaTTAAGGTGAAATTGAAAGATCAAAATTTGTGTGTCGATCGATGTTTGTGTTGGTGGTGGTTGTCACTGAAAAAGGTGACTCTGTGAATAACTTTCAGCAGTTGTTGTTGCAACTGCCCTGATGTTTTCTTGTCTGTTTGAGCATGTTCAAAGTGGATTGGTGTGGGGTTTCTTCTCAAATGAGTTGCAGGCTTCCTTTTCTACTTATATATAGCTGATATGACAGGAATTTATTGGCGGAACTTTCAAGTACTTCAAATTCTTCCAATTCAAATAGGCTTGGAAgcgtaattttcatataattattagacTTTGATAAGTTGAAATGTGGTGATTTCTTATCATGAATCATTCTGCATCCATTAAAGCCGAAAGGTGCTACTGCTGGTTCATGCTTTGCAGGCCGTGAGGAGAttggttttcacaacttttTTAGAGTTAATTGGTTTTCACAAAAGCAGAGAAAAAAGAGAGCGAGTGACGAATATGTGCCCCAATAATCTAATCGATAGCACCATGGCTCGTGGTTAGGGAGAGAGTTGTCATCCTAGCTTTGGGAGTTCTTTTGAATCAGACAAGGGTAGGCCTATCTAATTATCTCTACTCTTTATCAATTCTTGTCCCTTTGCCTTCCATCAATGGCTTCCATCCATGCCTTTTTATCTGCTTTTACAGGCGGGATGGGCATGAGGTTCCccccctcttttatttttctcagttcatgatttatatattaaacgAGTAATCAccttaattttcattattttatgatgtgatattagatgattagaaatgatttattatattttacttgtgaatcTATCGTCTAATACCACGTCATAGAATaatgagaagatgatgaaaaaaatgatgataaatagatttttccatATCAGATTATTTATTGGATATAAACCAACTCTAGCTTTTAGAAGGAAGAAATACAGAAATCGTtcaaaaaagagagaaacagaTGTTGGAATAAGGTTCATTCCATTTTCTTCAAGTTGTATTGCACAGAAACAGGATTGACGAGTGACGACCATATATCCTATAAGCTTCAGGAATCGTACGCATAATTATCTCCACTTGTTAAAGGTTTTACAAGGACCTCTCTTTCTCTGGAAGCCATGCATTAGGATAATGCTAGGCCAGTCGTCACTACACGACGAGCAGTACGTACAGGAAATCTCAAACAAGTGGAGACAATCCCATTGGGAACGGATTTACAAGATTTTGAGTGGCTGTAAGTTCAGTACTACCCCATTGACGGATATAAAATCAACAACCTTCAAGTTGGTCATGACCTCCATcgatccatgcatgcatgttattgGATTGCCTGCTTCATTGTTTCATTGTGTTATGGCGCGCATATGGCTGCagatcagaaaaagaaaatatcagtcactatttatcatCCCACACCTCACATCCTCTAAAAAGCATCCCACCttatgaaaaaaagtaaataaataaatttttacatcatGCGTAGAGATGTGTGATGTGTACAGTTATTaatttgtagcaaaactctCATTAATCAATCATCTAGATACATAGATTTTGGTTGTTTTTCCAGATCGCTGCACTGCAGATCAAGTAgtaattcaattaattatgcGCATCGATCTCGAAGATAGATCATATCGAGTGGGTGTCGCTTCCATAATCATCAAACACGATATTGCAAACATGAATAATCAGTCATAAAGTCATAAGAGTTATGATTTAATTATGCcactttcaaatatatatatatatatatatatataaacattacataatttgtaaaaaaagtgaatctcatcttaaaaaaataaaaaattatttttttcttttagctgagtctacttttttttataaaaaaaaaaaaaatcagataaaaCTTACAGCTAGCAGTACTTGTTAAAAATCATGGTAATTTTCAGAACTTTTTGGATTTATGGGGATTTGTGATATATAGCTTCCACTAAAAGCATTCTCATTGGTTTGGTTAAAATTGAAGAatgtctaaaatttaaataatttgtgtCAAAAAGACCTCACATTAGATTGGgcatctttaaaataatttggatttcTGCTACAGTGATTCGTCAAAGATGAAGAATCaaaattgattcaccaaatattaaaatattaatttctcacttcaagcaaacaaattaaattaattagaatataattattattaacatttaataatacttttttaatattaatttaattagaatataattattattaacatttaattggtagaattataaaatgtgataaaaataaatttaattaattattaaaataataatattttagtattatatagaatgtgaatggttaatccaatgtgggaattgaatttaaatggaataaataaatgtaaaaaaatgtgatattgattaaattttgaagatgcatttatCAAAATCAATGAGAATGCTATAAGAAAGTTTCATGTGGCATGTTTTTAGGTACTCCATTAATTTGGATTTCTTGTTTTCAATATGCAATCATTAGtaggttgattaaaaaaataataattgaattatGTATAATGTGTCCTCTCTTATTTGCGACGTTTATCCCCATACATCATGtcaagataattaattatattctacGTGATtaattctattattatattctgaccaccttataaaaaaatataatataatatacaaagcTTAAATGGGAAGACGAGGTAGGTCGGTAGAGCGAGCTGATTATTCTAAAGAAAACAACGTACTTGGTTGTTAAATTGTCACCTCATATTTCTAATTTGTGACGTTTAAACTAAATTAGGGTCCAAGGTAATATaagctttcttttattttgataaatgagatgagattaattaaaataaaaaaaaataattttacgcTATTATTTATTGGGGTACCCCAAAACAAAAGGActttacaatttataataagcattatatataatttcatgcATCAGATTGAAGAAGTCATTACATTCAGAACATGACGATATATAAGAGAaaccttaataattaaattaagtgtATGAACCACATTAATTTGATCGAAAATCCAATAATTTAGTGATTCacaatttcttatatatatatatatatatatatataaagcaaaacATCATGACATATGATAAAGGGATTAATGAAACCTACctaccttaatatatatatatatagtcatttttcttataatcatTGATCCAAGGATATTGTTACAAGTCAAGGTTGATGCATGCATCAGTGAGAACCAATATGTTGATTAGTGTTGATGAAGAATGTTAGGTTTTGTTGCAATTTGATGGTTTTGGCATCTTACAAATTTGAACTTGGAGATCATAGGTATTATGGATATATATGTAGCAGTGGTTGAGACACATGATTCTGGGCCCATAACATGTTTCAACATACTTTCTCTAGGGTCCACAGACAGTCCAGGTAGGTACTTTGAACATGATTCATTCATATGTGATTGCAACTGTTCAAGGccttatataaatttacattttcaaGGCTAATTTGGAAACTCTCTTTTTGGggaaactcttttgtttttttttagtcccttaattttcaaattaaatggtTCAGATTTTGTCCCCTAGCCCACAGTCACAACACtagatgataaaaattacataatttaaaaataattattagatcaATTTCCGGAACTtaatttactaaatttgaatcaaaacatttatcaaatatataatcatatagATT
Coding sequences within it:
- the LOC108993126 gene encoding CBL-interacting serine/threonine-protein kinase 6-like; amino-acid sequence: MAEKSRDGNTTVLHGKYELGRLLGHGTFAKVYHARHLQTGKSVAMKVVGKEKVIKVGMMDQVKREISVMKMVTHPNIVELHEVMASKSKIYFAMELVRGGELFSKISKGRLKEDVARVYFQQLISAIDFCHSRGVYHRDLKPENLLLDEDGNLKVTDFGLSAFSEHLKQDGLLHTTCGTPAYVAPEVIGKKGYDGAKTDIWSCGVILYVLLAGFLPFQDDNIIALYKKIYRGDFKCPPWFSSEARRLITKLLDPNPSTRITISKIMDSSWFKKSVPKSVTSSKKKEDQLEFDDALFEKSCKQPETLNAFHIISLSSGFDLSPLFEEKKREEKEELRFATTRPASSVISKLEEVAAKDGKFSVKKSGSRIRLQGHESGRKGKLAIEADIFAVTPSFLVVEVKKDNGDTLEYNQFCSKELRPALKDILWTSPADNSALA